GCTCAACACGGGTAAACTCATCAAAAATATTAGCCTGTTTTTCGGCCGGGATCCCCGGCCCGTTATCCCACACTTCAATGTGAAGACGTGATCCTTTGCGTCTTACCCCCAATAGCACTTTGCCATGAGGGTTATAACGAAAGGCATTGGTTAGAAAATTCTGCAATGCGCGACGTAACAGCTTGGCATCAGAAATGATCACCGCATTACTACTCACGACATCAAACTCAATCCCTTGCTCTTTAGCTAAGGCACTAAACTCCGCCGATAAGGTATTGAGCACATCACTGACTTTAAACGGCACAATATGGGTTTGCAGTTTGCCTGCTTCTAATCGTGACACATCCAATAAGTCGCCGATAAGATCTTCAGCCGCCCCTAACGCACTTTCAATATGAGCAGCAAATCTTGCACTTTCTTTACCTTCTGCAACTTCTGTTAATGATGATGAAAACAAACGAGCAGCATTGAGAGGCTGCATTAAATCGTGGCTTACAGCAGCTAAAAAGCGGCTTTTCGATTGTGCCTGTTGCTCAGCTTGTTGGGTTGCTATCACCAAACGTCGGTTGAGTTGTTCTAACTGCTGGGTACGATCTTTTACCCGCGCTTCAAGATTTTCATTGGCCTCTTTCAATGCGATTTCTGCTTGTCTAAAAGCGGTAATATCACTAAAACTCATCACAAAACCGCCCCCGGGCATCGGATTACCTTGCACTTCGATCACTTGCCCATCAGGGCGAATACGTGATGACGTATGGGCGGTTCCTCGTTGTAAATGCTCAACCCGTTTAGCAACATGGGCTTCGGGATCGCCAGGGCCACACAAGCCTTGTTCAGCATTATGGCGAATAACATCTGTGATCGGACGCCCCACTTGAATCAAACCTGGAGGGAAGGTAAACAGTTCTAAGTAGCGTTGATTCCACGCAACCAAACGTAATTGCTTATCCACTACCGCAATGCCTTGACTAATGTGCTCAATTGCCCCTTGTAATAATCCACGGCTAAAATCAAACAACTCGGAAGCTTCATCGACAATGGTTGCGACTTCTTCTAACTGCATGTTTCTACCTTGCAGCGCAGAAGTAAGTACTAACCTTGCAGACGAAGCGCCAAAGACGCCAGCGAGTACTCTTTCGGTATGTCGGATCATGGCGGCAGAAGCTTGCTCTTGTGGTAACAGCCCTTCACCTTGCTGCTCTGAAAATTGGGCAAAAGCATGGCGAACTCGCTTTCTTCCTACAAAGCGGGACGCTAACATTTCAAGCTCAGCCACCGTGACGCGGGTTTGATACAAACTGCCATCTTCCGTTTCTGTCAGCGATGCGCCAACAAACGAGGCTGCTTGTAGCCGCTCTGTCAGAGATGATCTCGTCACTAAAGACACAGTGATAAACAAACTCAGATTTACGCATAAGCTGAGTAACATCCCCCAATCAACCGCGGATAAATGGCGTAAAATAGGTAACTGAGGCGAACTTAATAACCACAATAGAACGTTACTTTGCGCATCTCCCGCTAGCATGCCTGTTTGGCTCATCATGGTGATCAGCCAAATTATCATCCCGCCCATCAGTCCTGCATAGACGCCTTTCTTATTACCAAAGCGCCAATAAATTCCTCCAAGCAAAGCAGGAGAAAACTGAGCAATTGCGGCAAAGGAGAGTAAACCAATCGCAGATAGCGACTGTACGTTATCAAGCACATGATAAAAGCCCCAAGCTGCCAGAAGTAATAGCGCTATTAGCACACGTCGAACGTTAAGTAGTAGCCCTGAAAAAGCAGCAAAATTACGCTGCCCAATCCGTACTCGACGCAACATCAGCGGCATGACTAAATCATTAGAGATCATGATCGCCAGCGCGATTGTCGATACTATCACCATGCCTGTAGCGGCGGATGCACCTCCAATAAATGCCAGCAATGCGATGGCGTTTGCATCTTGCTGTAACGGCAAATTGATCACGTAAGTATCGGCAGAAATATTAGGGAGTAATTGCTGCCCTACAAGCGCAATAGGGATAACAAATAGCCCCATTAAGAAAAGATAACTAGGGAAAATCCAACGGGCTTTATGTAAGTCACTTTGACAGTGATTCTCTACCACTATGGTATGAAACTGACGAGGCAAACAGATAATTGCCGCCATAGTAAGCAGCATATGGATCAATAAACTGCCAATATTTAACGATGAGTAAGCAAGTGATTGCCAACCTACTACATCAAGCGATGATGAGGTTTGAAATAAACTTAGTGCAAAAATACCTACCGCGAGAAAAGCTATCAACTTGATGATCGATTCAAACGCAATCGCCATCATCATGCCCCGATGGTGCTCGGTAGAATCAATATGTCGGGTACCAAATAAAATCGTAAACAAGGCTAGAGCGCCCGAGACAATCCAAGTGGTATCTAGCCCTTCTTGACTAAAGGTTTGACCAAAATCTGGCGCAATAAGATCAAGCCCAAGGGTGATACCACGCAGCTGTAGGGCGATATAAGGCAATATCCCCACTACCGCAATCACGGTTACTAGCATGGCTAACCCTTGGGATTTGCCATAGCGAGCAGCGATAAAATCCGCAATCGAAGTAATGTGTTCACGTTTAGCGATCAGGATCAATCGAGCCAGCACTTTCCAGCCCAAGGTAAACACAATAATAGGTGCTAGATAGATAGGTAAAAAGGACCATAAATCACGACTGGCTTGCCCAACCGTGCCGAAGAAGGTCCAAGAAGTACAATAAACCGCGATAGACAAGCTATATATCCATGGGCGCCAACCTGATAGCCATTGGCTTTTTTTATCGCCGTACCATGCAATGGCAAATAATACTCCGAGGTATAACAACGATACCGCTATAACCACCCATCCCTGAATCATGATCCGCTATCCTTTTCCACGTCAATAAGTCACTGTAACCAAGTTGTTACAACAGACTCAATCGCGTCAGATCACAGATCTCTCAGTAAGATACTGAGCATCAACTTTTTATCCTCAAATAATAAAAAAGCGCAGCCAATATGACTGCGCTTTAAACATATATACCCAAGCGACTTCAAGATGCCTGATTCATAGCGAGGTCACTGAGTTGAATTCACTTGGGTATAAAAGTAAGTAATTACTATGCTTTACTTGCTTGGTATTCAGTGGCTGCTTGCTGAGTCGGTGTCATACGAATAAAGAAAACAGGGAATGCCATTGCCGCCATAACCCAAAACACATTTGCGCCCCAACTTCCGTACATCCAACCACTAGCAGAAGTTAAAATTACCATCACCGCCCCTAACGGGATCGCATTATAGAGCGACTGCAATGCCACGGAATGGCTGTTAGGTTGTTGCTGGATATAACGGATAGCTGCAAGGTGAGCCGCAGCAAATGTCACACCATGTAAAGCCTGCACCGGAAACATCAGCCATTGATCAGTTAAAGTTGCCATTAACCCCCAACGTACCATCACCCCAAAGGCGGCTAAACGGAACATATTGTTCACTGACCAACCAGCAAATAAGCGCTTACTTACTAGGAAGACCATGACTTCAGCAACAACGCTGAAACTCCATAAGTAACCAATTACTGATTCGTCAAAACCAATCTTTTGCCAATAAATCGAGCTAAAGCCGTAATATGCCGCGTGACTACCTTGTAATAAAGAAGCAATAACGAGCAACTTTATCACCGCACTATTGCGTAAAATGCCCCATAACGCTGGGCGCACTTGCTCAGCACTGCCCTCATCGACAGGCATAATGGCAGGGTTACGCGCAGCCATGATTTGCGAGAAAGCTAAACCTGATAATGCCACCCAAGGAATAATGTCGGCACCATAGTGATTTGCCAATAAGCCGACAATGGTAGAGCCAGCAATAAACGCAATCGAACCCCAAAGGCGAGTACGACCATAATCCAATAGCCCTCCTTTGGCATAATGATTCACGATCGCATCAGAGATAGGCACGATAGGCCCTGCAGATAAGTTAAAGAGGATGGTGACAGCCGCTAATGCCCAAAGGTTACCACCACAAACGATATAGATAATGCAGGCAACGAGGCCGAGCAGAGTAAAGCCTCGAAGTGCCGGAATGAGATGTTCAACTTTGTGAATACGTGGTGTTATCACTAAGTTCGCAATACAGCGAACGGCAAAACCTAAACCAAGTAATAAACCAATATCAGAGTCATTCACTCCAATGTGTTTGAACCAAATCGCCCAAAATGGCAGATACACGCCATATGAGAAGAAAAATCCCCACAAATATTGTGAGCTCCAACTATAAGGTGAACGGTTAAACATAGGCATCTCGCACAAAGGTTGAATAAAAAATCAACATATTATGGCGCATATCTCGCCTTAAACTAATGGGATAACGCAATTCATACCCAACATCCGCATAACGTTACTCAAATTTTGCGACACACATCTCAATTAAGTTTATCTCTACAGGGTTTGCAGCAAGAACGGACAACACTGCACAAACTGTCATGAAAAAAGCATGTAAATCCCATTTCCACCCTTTGATCCAGCTCTCTCATCCTAAAGTCTAATTGTAGACAAACTCTAAATGGCACAACGTATACACAGCACAAAACAACTATAACAAGTCAGTTTGCTTACCCTTACTTATAACAATCGGCTAAGTATGCAGGGAGCATCAGAAGTATAAGAACTCAAGGAGAATAAGATGAGTGAGGTTCATGTTTATCCGGTCAATGAGGCCATTGCAAAAACAGCTCATGTGAATGAAGAGCAATACCGCGAGATGTACCAACAATCGGTGATAAACCCTGAAGGTTTTTGGCGTGAACACGGTCAAATTGTTGATTGGATGAAGCCATTCACCAAAGTCAAAAATACCTCATTCGATACAGGTCACGTCAGCATCAAATGGTTTGAAGACGGTGAGCTAAACGTATCTGCTAACTGTATTGATCGCCACTTAGCGACCAAAGGTGATCAACCAGCTATCATCTGGGAAGGTGATGATCCAAATGATGATGCAACCCTCACCTACAATGAATTACACAAAGAAGTTTGTCAGTTTGCTAATGCCCTAAAGAGCCAAGGTGTTCGTAAGGGTGATGTTGTTTGTCTTTACATGCCAATGATCGCAGAAGCGGCAA
The sequence above is a segment of the Photobacterium leiognathi genome. Coding sequences within it:
- a CDS encoding PAS domain-containing hybrid sensor histidine kinase/response regulator, whose translation is MQGWVVIAVSLLYLGVLFAIAWYGDKKSQWLSGWRPWIYSLSIAVYCTSWTFFGTVGQASRDLWSFLPIYLAPIIVFTLGWKVLARLILIAKREHITSIADFIAARYGKSQGLAMLVTVIAVVGILPYIALQLRGITLGLDLIAPDFGQTFSQEGLDTTWIVSGALALFTILFGTRHIDSTEHHRGMMMAIAFESIIKLIAFLAVGIFALSLFQTSSSLDVVGWQSLAYSSLNIGSLLIHMLLTMAAIICLPRQFHTIVVENHCQSDLHKARWIFPSYLFLMGLFVIPIALVGQQLLPNISADTYVINLPLQQDANAIALLAFIGGASAATGMVIVSTIALAIMISNDLVMPLMLRRVRIGQRNFAAFSGLLLNVRRVLIALLLLAAWGFYHVLDNVQSLSAIGLLSFAAIAQFSPALLGGIYWRFGNKKGVYAGLMGGMIIWLITMMSQTGMLAGDAQSNVLLWLLSSPQLPILRHLSAVDWGMLLSLCVNLSLFITVSLVTRSSLTERLQAASFVGASLTETEDGSLYQTRVTVAELEMLASRFVGRKRVRHAFAQFSEQQGEGLLPQEQASAAMIRHTERVLAGVFGASSARLVLTSALQGRNMQLEEVATIVDEASELFDFSRGLLQGAIEHISQGIAVVDKQLRLVAWNQRYLELFTFPPGLIQVGRPITDVIRHNAEQGLCGPGDPEAHVAKRVEHLQRGTAHTSSRIRPDGQVIEVQGNPMPGGGFVMSFSDITAFRQAEIALKEANENLEARVKDRTQQLEQLNRRLVIATQQAEQQAQSKSRFLAAVSHDLMQPLNAARLFSSSLTEVAEGKESARFAAHIESALGAAEDLIGDLLDVSRLEAGKLQTHIVPFKVSDVLNTLSAEFSALAKEQGIEFDVVSSNAVIISDAKLLRRALQNFLTNAFRYNPHGKVLLGVRRKGSRLHIEVWDNGPGIPAEKQANIFDEFTRVEQTGGEHGLGLGLAIARGISRVLDHPLDLRSWQGRGTVFSLSVPIGHPAMLAVTKPLVSETKAPLAGLKVLCIDNETDILLGMETLLARWGCEVKLAENLVEAMNALENQWQPDVVFSDYHLENQQTGLEVLLQCRLRLGDSFKGVVISADRMTDNQASIRAHGFGFISKPVKPLKLRSVLNQCLKVEA
- a CDS encoding 3-phenylpropionate MFS transporter; translation: MFNRSPYSWSSQYLWGFFFSYGVYLPFWAIWFKHIGVNDSDIGLLLGLGFAVRCIANLVITPRIHKVEHLIPALRGFTLLGLVACIIYIVCGGNLWALAAVTILFNLSAGPIVPISDAIVNHYAKGGLLDYGRTRLWGSIAFIAGSTIVGLLANHYGADIIPWVALSGLAFSQIMAARNPAIMPVDEGSAEQVRPALWGILRNSAVIKLLVIASLLQGSHAAYYGFSSIYWQKIGFDESVIGYLWSFSVVAEVMVFLVSKRLFAGWSVNNMFRLAAFGVMVRWGLMATLTDQWLMFPVQALHGVTFAAAHLAAIRYIQQQPNSHSVALQSLYNAIPLGAVMVILTSASGWMYGSWGANVFWVMAAMAFPVFFIRMTPTQQAATEYQASKA